One stretch of Armigeres subalbatus isolate Guangzhou_Male chromosome 2, GZ_Asu_2, whole genome shotgun sequence DNA includes these proteins:
- the LOC134216647 gene encoding serine protease grass-like isoform X2 produces MDVRSKAREDLCYHEKIGNATVLSVCCSTVMNSANCGKHEDDRISKGRAAEPFSYPWMVLLRNATGGFVCGGTLISPRYVLTAAHCTKYGSIVSVRLGENDISKDEDCIVRADERDCTPPPQDIVVDREIRHPGYSNRHKINDITLLRLEHSATLGDSVRTICLPNATLHERMVQPSSYIVSGWGLTENGTSFDVLRYAEVPSVSPENCSVSLRNLHSSFRMDESHICAGGVDQVDNCAGDSGGPLQYVADLSSQFVQQGIVSFGVRSCGVQSEPGVYTKVRNFISWIVEHVDE; encoded by the exons ATGGATGTCCGCTCCAAGGCAAGGGAGGACCTTTGCTACCACGAGAAAATTGGTAACGCAACAGTGTTGAGCGTTTGCTGTTCAACGGTGATGAATAGTGCAAATTGTGGCAAACATGAGGATGATCGGATATCGAAAGGCAGAGCAGCGGAGCCATTCTCCTATCCGTGGATGGTGCTGCTTCGTAATGCGACTGGAGGATTCGTATGCGGTGGAACGCTAATAAGCCCTAGATATGTACTGACGGCGGCTCACTGCACTAAATATGGGTCCAT tgtTTCGGTAAGATTGGGAGAGAACGATATAAGCAAAGATGAAGATTGCATCGTGAGGGCTGACGAGCGAGACTGCACGCCGCCCCCACAAGATATAGTCGTAGACCGCGAAATTCGTCATCCGGGTTACAGCAACAGGCATAAGATAAATGATATCACGCTGCTTCGATTAGAACATAGCGCCACATTGGGAGATA GTGTTCGTACGATTTGTCTCCCCAACGCTACACTGCATGAACGCATGGTCCAACCTTCGTCTTACATCGTATCGGGATGGGGCTTAACGGAAAACGGAACGTCCTTCGATGTCCTGCGATATGCCGAAGTACCTTCCGTATCTCCGGAGAACTGCTCCGTAAGTCTAAGAAACTTGCACAGCAGCTTTCGGATGGACGAAAGCCATATTTGTGCCGGTGGCGTAGATCAGGTGGACAACTGTGCAGGTGACTCCGGTGGCCCACTGCAGTATGTGGCAGATCTTTCGTCGCAGTTTGTCCAACAGGGGATCGTTTCGTTTGGAGTGCGATCGTGCGGAGTGCAGAGTGAGCCAGGCGTATACACCAAGGTTCGCAACTTTATTAGCTGGATCGTTGAACACGTGGATGAATGA
- the LOC134216647 gene encoding serine protease grass-like isoform X1, whose product MNLYLAVLYCVTQLAAAKFSFKSCSFNEICVDVRSCPSYKRYADTDFRSWPMDVRSKAREDLCYHEKIGNATVLSVCCSTVMNSANCGKHEDDRISKGRAAEPFSYPWMVLLRNATGGFVCGGTLISPRYVLTAAHCTKYGSIVSVRLGENDISKDEDCIVRADERDCTPPPQDIVVDREIRHPGYSNRHKINDITLLRLEHSATLGDSVRTICLPNATLHERMVQPSSYIVSGWGLTENGTSFDVLRYAEVPSVSPENCSVSLRNLHSSFRMDESHICAGGVDQVDNCAGDSGGPLQYVADLSSQFVQQGIVSFGVRSCGVQSEPGVYTKVRNFISWIVEHVDE is encoded by the exons ATGAATTTGTATCTGGCTGTTTTATATTGTGTGACACAGTTAGCAGCTGCGA AGTTTAGCTTCAAATCTTGCAGCTTCAATGAAATCTGTGTTGATGTCAGGAGCTGTCCCAGCTATAAGCGGTATGCAGATACAGACTTCAGATCATGGCCTATGGATGTCCGCTCCAAGGCAAGGGAGGACCTTTGCTACCACGAGAAAATTGGTAACGCAACAGTGTTGAGCGTTTGCTGTTCAACGGTGATGAATAGTGCAAATTGTGGCAAACATGAGGATGATCGGATATCGAAAGGCAGAGCAGCGGAGCCATTCTCCTATCCGTGGATGGTGCTGCTTCGTAATGCGACTGGAGGATTCGTATGCGGTGGAACGCTAATAAGCCCTAGATATGTACTGACGGCGGCTCACTGCACTAAATATGGGTCCAT tgtTTCGGTAAGATTGGGAGAGAACGATATAAGCAAAGATGAAGATTGCATCGTGAGGGCTGACGAGCGAGACTGCACGCCGCCCCCACAAGATATAGTCGTAGACCGCGAAATTCGTCATCCGGGTTACAGCAACAGGCATAAGATAAATGATATCACGCTGCTTCGATTAGAACATAGCGCCACATTGGGAGATA GTGTTCGTACGATTTGTCTCCCCAACGCTACACTGCATGAACGCATGGTCCAACCTTCGTCTTACATCGTATCGGGATGGGGCTTAACGGAAAACGGAACGTCCTTCGATGTCCTGCGATATGCCGAAGTACCTTCCGTATCTCCGGAGAACTGCTCCGTAAGTCTAAGAAACTTGCACAGCAGCTTTCGGATGGACGAAAGCCATATTTGTGCCGGTGGCGTAGATCAGGTGGACAACTGTGCAGGTGACTCCGGTGGCCCACTGCAGTATGTGGCAGATCTTTCGTCGCAGTTTGTCCAACAGGGGATCGTTTCGTTTGGAGTGCGATCGTGCGGAGTGCAGAGTGAGCCAGGCGTATACACCAAGGTTCGCAACTTTATTAGCTGGATCGTTGAACACGTGGATGAATGA